From the Megalops cyprinoides isolate fMegCyp1 chromosome 21, fMegCyp1.pri, whole genome shotgun sequence genome, one window contains:
- the LOC118769276 gene encoding transmembrane protein 268 produces MPHAMGDQDTPNAGAHPRSSKTQSEGSRAPRWANGECILAVPCSSLLNPTFDLSSYRPRLETAGFQIPVQDFEAALQTALGSVSVRRYLFFNSAIFHFFMAPVMYVVVWCGVYSTLHLYLSIYLTSFWILCLSVSLVAIIITSAIILILNHSNKQININTDVRLIQVNERLMKHNLLVGVADWVHHCTGILQLFCVYWDLSPCLSALTDTLEGMSFARRELQSKLHKNMSHLSLVTEVTPFDSEAGSASEEGSEEERPLLVENEERARSTTTNQREETKLTKDYSLVPHHSLSAQATAHQLLLTYSATYVRLLVSERLPRSSQCPLYSGRTHCSTAPLCLCQYVHRGVLR; encoded by the exons ATGCCACACGCGATGGGTGACCAGGACACCCCCAACGCGGGCGCCCACCCCAGATCCTCAAAGACTCAATCAGAAGGCAGCAGGGCACCCCGGTGGGCCAATG GTGAGTGCATCCTAGCGGTGCCTTGCTCCTCATTGCTGAACCCCACGTTTGATCTGTCATCTTACAGGCCTCGGCTGGAGACGGCAGGCTTTCAG ATCCCAGTCCAAGACTTTGAGGCCGCCCTTCAGACAGCGCTGGGCTCAGTCTCTGTGCGGAGATACCTCTTCTTCAACTCCGCCATCTTCCATTTCTTCATGGCACCG GTGATGTatgtggtggtgtggtgtggggtgTATTCCACCCTACACCTGTACCTGAGTATCTACCTCACCTCTTTCTGGATCCTCTGCCTGTCCGTCAGCCTGGTGGCCATCATCATCACCTCTGccatcatcctcatcctcaaTCACAGCAACAAACAG ATCAACATCAACACAGACGTCAGGCTGATCCAGGTGAACGAAAGGTTAATGAAACACAACCTGCTGGTGGGCGTGGCAGACTGGGTGCACCACTGCACCGGGATTTTACAG ttgTTCTGTGTGTACTGGGACCTCTCCCCTTGCCTCTCAGCGCTGACGGACACTCTGGAGGGGATGAGTTTCGCCAGGCGTGAGCTGCAG TCCAAACTCCACAAAAACATGTCCCACCTCAGCCTCGTCACAGAGGTCACACCCTTCGACTCTGAGGCCGGATCAGCCAGTGAAGAGGGGTCTGAGGAAGAGAGGCCGCTGTTGGTAGAGAATGAGGAGAGAGCACGCAGTACCACAACCAACCAGCGGGAGGAGACAAAACTCACCAAGGACTACAGCCTGGTGCCACaccactccctctctgcccag GCCACAGCTCACCAGCTTTTACTGACGTACAGTGCAACCTATGTGAGGCTCCTGGTGTCTGAGAGGCTCCCCCGCTCGTCACAGTGCCCCCTGTACTCTGGGAGGACTCATTGCAGcactgcccctctctgcctctgtcagtaCGTCCACAGAGGCGTGCTGAGATAA